AAACAAGCTGGTAATAAAAAAACCTAATTTTTAACCTTCTCAGGGAGAATCTGGTGAAAGCCGTGTGGAAGCCAGAACACGGCATTGTGGAGCTGGAGTCCCCTGCGGTGAGTCTGCTGCAGAGTGTAGTCAGTACCATCATCTCCTGCTGGCAACTCCTTCTTTTGCTTCTTGAAATGAGAGTGAGCATAGTTGTCAGCAGTGAACAGCCAAAGTCCATCATAGGTTTGTGCTTCTGTTGCAGGGGAAGTTCTGGCACACTATGGGGTTCTCAGAGCATGGCAAACAGTGTCTGCTGCCTGAGGAGGCTCTGTACTTGCTGGAGTGTGTAAGTAGGCTACCTACGTGTGGATGGGAGCATTGGGCTATTCAGGAATGACTGAAGGAGCTGTAGTAGCTGGACGTTTATTCCCCCTTTTGACTCAAGTCGAAAGTCAGTTAATGTGTGTTGGTTGTTACTGCAAATTGAGCAGTTGATAAATGTTTGGTTCTCAAAGTGTTGTCTCTTAGCCTGTTTGCTGACGGTAGTGTTGGTTTCCAGGCAGTGAGTTCATCTGTTGCATTCTAAAGCAGTCTTGGTGCTACTGATAGGATGTGTCAGTTGGATCAGTAGCCAGTTTATCGAGCTGGTATTATCTTTATCCCACTCATACATCAGATATGATGGTAGAGACTGGGAAAGTGTCTGGATTATCTGCGTTACTGTTAGTAAAGTAGTACTAACTCTGGGTTTTCTCTTCATAGATAGCTGTTACCAGTGACTTAGATGGACCAATCTAAAGGGAAGCTCTGCTGCCCTTGATCAGATTATGGGCATCTAACGATATTAAGTCTTTATTGCAGTAGCTGGgtgtttttttgccttttgcaaTTTGACAAtagaccttaaaaaaaatatgtgtatatatataaaaattaatcaATTGCTAAGAATCCATCCCAGAAGCAGAGAAGACCAGttacatgttttttgtttgcttgtttttggaAAAAGAGGCATAGCCTCTGGAGGTTAATTGTTACTGCCTAGGGATATTTACCTCTGGGATTGAGGCTGCGGTAGATGTTTAAGGAGCCACCAACTGGTAGTATCTCAGGATGCCTTCAATTCCACTTTCTCAGCGTTCTTCATGTTGCTAGTACTAAATGTCTTGTGGTTGTGCTGTGTCCTGAATCACTGAGATACTCAAAGTTAAAGGAAGTTATCTCCTAAAACAATTATATTTCAACAGTTGAGCAGATGCAGTGATATTAAGGGATAGTGCTGGGACAGGGGCTGACAGCTTTGGATAAGAACTTCTTACCTTGCTGCTAAAACCAGTGTTGAGGAGGGATTGTAGGTAGTAATCCAGGAAGGGCTTGGGAAGGCAAGCAGGGTGCTAGGTCCAGCTATCAGGACCCAGTGACAAGATGCTGTTATGACCTTGCATAGATTTGTTCCCTGTGATCCTCTAAACATGAGTCTTTATCCCCACAGGGCTCTCTTCAGCTCTTTAACAAAGATGCGCCCATGTCAGTTCAGGAAGCCTATGAAATTCTGCTGTCCCAGGGGGCAATGAACCTGCTACATTACCAGGTGTGTTGGGAGCTCCAGCAGAGGATGGAAGCAGGGAGCCGAGCCCAGCCTTTGCCACGTGACCTTTCCCAGGGACAAAGTAGGCAGGAAGGGGAGTCGCTCTGAGTTTTCCTCCCCTACcgccacccccacccccactcATCTTTTTCCAGATAATCACTTCCTGTTTCCCTATCTTTGCTCTAGCTCCTAACCTtagagttttttttcctctgcccgTGCAGTACAGTGTTTACATAGTTGCAGCAGAAGTGAGGAAAGTTCTTTGGTGATGGGGTGGACACTtaactttcttgttttccttcactCCAAGGTGTTCAGCCACTTGAAGCAGCTGGGCTATATTGTACTGAGATTCAACCCCAGGTAATCAGCTCTTTCCatgttgctttttcctctctaaaGACCTTGAGCAGCCCTGTGCCTACTCTGCAGCTTTCATGGAACAAACGAGAAGAGGACTTTAACCCTGTGTTCTGTGTCTTGGGAGGATTAAAGGCTGAAAGTGACACCCtatcctttcttcctctttcctcgTGAGAAGGTTACTGCTAATATAAAATGTGATGTGAATTTATGATGACTTTAGTCATTCTTGtggatttcttcttcctgaaagaaaagttttttgctgctgttttctttgtattgagcaaaagaatattttctctacCCTGCCATGCTCTCAGTCTCTGTTTGTGTCTCCTTTCAGCACTGTCTTGTCTCCCTGCGAGAGGCAACTAAACCTGGAAAGTCATTGCAAGAGGTGTGGGAAACGCCAACACAAAAGGAGGAGGAGTTCTAGCCCTGGGTAAGGATGTGGCCCAAAGCTGCCTTCCATGCTCTCCCAGGCCCTGCTGGCTTTGTGTGGTGACATTCATAAGTACTGCAGTGCTATTTGTGAACcctttgcagtgttttcttctgtcacatCTGTATGTCATCCAGGGCTAATATGATGCTGCTAAGCTTCCCAAACGGAGTGATGTCAGAATGGATGGGAAGAGAGATCAGTGCAGAAGAAATATGGCAGatgtcttctctcttttttatttattttttttttttttgagggacCAGAGACAACAGTGTCTGTTTTGCACATTTTTGCCTCCTTGATGGAGTTTGCATGTTGTGATTGCACAGCAAAGAGTGTAGTTGAGTCGTGATCCTTGTGTATCAGCTCTAGAAGTTGTCAAAAATGCAAGCAGAAGCTAACGTAGTGACTAATTTTGCTATTATAATTATGAAAATTCCCAGTAGGTGGcatcatctttttaaaaaaaaacagggaggaAGACCCTGATCTGCAGGTTCCTTTCTGTTACTAAATAAATCGATGCCTAAAGAGCTGTGAAGTTTTTGGAACTGGGAGATAAAACTGCTTGTTTCAGAACTGTCCATGTTTTCTGTAAGACAGGGACTGGTGCCAGGTACCAACCAGTAAGAGATACTGACAGAAATGTTTGTGCCTAGTAGTGCTGGTATCTGAGGTCTGCTCAGTTCAGCTGATGTCCATAGTGTTTGGATGGAAGTGCATGGCTCAGCATACAGGTAGTGTGGAGGCTGCAAGGTGGGTTGAGAGTGTGTGTACAAAGATTCTCTTGAATGTGGAAGTCAAATCTCATGCAGGGCTGCTGAGGTGTTTATTCTACTTCTGGCATTCTCTGTTTGGTTTTGGCCTGTTtgattgtgggttttttcttctgttaagcAAACACCTTCCTTCCAGACATGAGGTTGTAGCCAGGGGTTTGCAGACCTGTCTGGAAGGTCCTGACACCCTTGCCATCTTTCCTTCCGGTGCAGCAGAGTGTGTTCTTGCTATTACAATGGAGAAAGCAGGATTTAAAGGGAATAATATATCACCACTAACCCTTGATGGTTtttatgctgctgtttctgtcttcagatcgtgtgagaagaaacaaaaggtaTCTGAGGACCTTCCAAAAGCCGAAGGGACCTGTGAAAAAGGTGGACATGACTGTGGAGAATTCAGTTGTGTTCCCTTGGATGATAAACCATTGtcagagcagctgaaggaattgGATGCTGGCAATGGAGAGGAGCAATCTGTCACATCAAACTCAGTTCCTCTtgatacaggaaaaaagaatgtcCCAGGCCCCTCCTGGAGTTTGGGAACTGGAGACCAGAAGGTGAACAGCACTGGCACCCGTGCGCCACACTGGGATTTTACTACGATCTTCTTGCCAAATGTGGCCCCAGATCAGCCATGCATACATCTGCCCTCACCTGACAACAAGCTTCTGCCAGAAAATGTGCCAGGGAGGGAGGTTGATGCAGCATCTTGGTGCAGACGCATCAACCAAAAACAGGAGAAGCTGttaaagaaggaaagggagcagcaggaaaaggaaagcaagtaCAAGAGCAGTATCAATTCTGACAGGGAGGTGAGATGCTGCATCAATTGGCAGGAATACAAAGCTCTTTTGAGACGGAGGAGCCAGCAGAGAGTTTGGAGACGACCACCGCATCTGTGGGGCCAAGCTGTCACACCACTTCTGCAGCCAGAGGAAGCTACCTCTTTTGGTAGGGACTATGGGAGGTTACCAAGGACACAGATACTCTCAGCCTGCCAGTGCTCTGTGGGAGGCTTGTTTATGCAGCAGCAAAAGGGTGACCTGGAGACACTAAGTATCAGTTTAGGGGAGTAGGGCTTTGAGAAGAAAAGTCTTGCTCTGAAGGCCTAGGCAAAGCAGGCACAGATGAGCTGAGCACGGATaggggagagagaagaaagctcATCATCTCgcatttctgtctctttctgtaattttctgttGCCCACTCAAATGTCAGGATGACAGGGCCTTGGGAGGTCTTCCAATCCATTCTCCTTATCttgctgtatttcagttcttcatgcTGGACTATTGAGCAATCAGGGCCAGCAAGTTGCAAAGCACTTGCAGGATGTTCAGGGCTGCATGCTGGGAGGAGGTGAGGAAGTCTTTTTGAAGTATTCCCTGGTGATTCTGGTGACAGTGCTGCCAGCCATTATTGGAGGAGGAAGACTTTTGTGGGTGGGAGTGGTGGAGTGCTTAGATTGCGCTGGGACAGAAGTAGCTGGTCTGattctttcctgttcttcctCCCTCCAGCTGCAGTCTGCCAGCAGATcagtgtgctgcagccctcccacATACTGGATGGAGCCTCCCGGTTAGTACCCAGCCAGCCTGTAGCTGGTAGGGTCTGTGGCTGGGCTGTCTTGTGACTGTCCCTGCTTGTGAGGTCTGTGagatgctcacagcagcagcttagGAGCTATCTGGGGTTCTATTGCACCTGTAGTGAGTGGCTGTCATTTCTATGAAGCACTGGGTCAGGGATAGGGCTGCAGGAACAGAGATGGGGCATTCCAGGCTGATTATAATGTTGGggttgttctctttttctcacttttccctttctgcacCCCAGCCAGGTGATCTCCTCAAGAGGTTTGGTTGGGTTTTACCTGTAACTTATCTCTGGAATGTGCTGCCATCCCTGCTGCAAGGGTCATAAAGCCTGGGCTCTGGGATTTCTGGTTATGCTCCTGCCTGAACTGGCAGTGTGTTGTTCTGGTAGGATGAAGcagttctttgctttgtgtctGCTGATGGTACCTTTTGCAAGGAATTGCAATGAGAGGCAAGTGGCAGCTTGCTCTGATCTGATTACAGAACGTGGAAGATCTAGAAGGTAGCTACAGCAACCTGGGGTTCAGTTCCTTGAGAAGAGAAGCCTTTCAAAGGGCTCAAACTAGCTAGGCTTCTAGAGCTTTTATTCATTCTTCATCTGCAGCATCTTTACCCTGCAGTGCTTCAAACCCTTAGGTATGtgcatgttttccttcttctgtagGCTACAAGAGGACTTAGAGAGTATCAAGATAGACTTCAACGTGTATCAAGCAGATGCTGTGGCCAAATTTAAGAAGACAAACCCTGGGAAGCCGTATGTCAGGATGTGTGTTCAAAGGTATCCATGGGTTTTATGCTGTGATTTGAAGTTTGCAGTAAGTCCTAATGATTTGTGAATGACCCAAGATTTTGTGAGCTTTACAGTTCATCAGAATTCATCCCTTAGGAGGATGATCCTATTcaagtgtggttttttttggggggtttttttttttgtttgtttgtttgttttttgtagtgCAGTTCTTGCACTCAACCAACCCACAGTATCTGGTCATCTGTTTGTTACTTTTCTAAGTGTTACTGGAGTCAGGAATAAGAAGCCACAGGCCACAGTTATATAAGTAACGTGTGTGAAACTCGCGTAGAGCTAGCTCAGTTTTCTAAGGTAGTTGAATCTTCAGCCAGTGCTGATCCTTGAGGCTTTCTATAGCAGTGCACTTCCCCAGAGCTAGCCCAGGGCTATAAGTTTAATATTTTAGTCTTTGCCATGTGTAACTTTAAAATCAGTACAAACAGAAGATAGGTGTTTCCCTTTCTTGCTGGATCCAGAATCTAATACTTAAATTCTGTAGGTAGGTACAGAGTTCTGTCCCCAGTCTAGTATCTTAATTTTGGTATATTAAAACTGTCCCTTTTCCACTCCTTGCAGCTGTAGTAGACAGGAAGGAACACAGTAGTGCAGTTTGACAAAAGACTGTCACTGGCAAGTGGGATGATCCTTGCTCCGTAAACACTTCCATTCATGAGCAAGCTCTGTAGAAttaaaagaagggaggaaaaaaaaaacaaaaaaaaacaagctagTCAGGTGTTGATCTGAGTAGCCTAAAGATCTTCCAAGCACAAAGGTGTTAAGATTGCATTGGGTTGGCAACTTGCCAGCGGCCCTGTGAGCTGCATCTCATAGGCACAGTGTGGAGAATTGTgcagatgcttttgtttttggcaAAGGATTTGACAGCTTCCAGTTCCTGACTTACAACCACCTTTTTGGGGGTTGGCAGCTTCCTGCTTTGTTTGAAAGGGATGGAGAGGCTTACTAACAACTCCGAAGACCAGAaggagctgtttttttctgaccaGAACAAATTTGTTTATGTATTCTTGCTGTGAGAGCAAtgggctgtttttcttttctacagctTTGATGAGCAAGTCCCATCCCTTCGGGCTTTGAAGCAGGTCACATGTCAAAGTGGGGACGTCCCAGTGGTCTTTGCTCTGGTGGACCATGGAGAAATTGCCTTCTACTCTCTAAAGGAATTCAAGCTGCCAGTTGATGCTAATTACTGAAGACACTAACTTAAATGGTGTGGGGTGAAGGAAGGATCTTCACTCAGGATTTGCTTTCTTGATTAATGAAATATTACACAAAATAGAGCCTGTAGTAACCAGATGTTACTTTGGGTGGTAGCACTGTATTTGCTGTTAGAGGTTTCACCCAAATGGAGTTGGCTCATGCATGGCagcaaaatgcactgaaaacaatGGCTTAGCTGAGCATTTCTGGATCAGAGTACACACTGCTTTGTTCTTGAAGGTTTTGGTTCTCCAGCTTTCTCATCTTCTGGACCACTAGTTTGCCTTTCCTGTGTCATGGCTGATCTGTGGACTATTAGAAAGCACTCTGCTGCAAAGCCCTTGTTATGTTTTAGGAACCACCATGCTAGGCCAGCTGAGCAATTGGAGTCACTGACATCAGCCAAGGGCAGAAAAAGCTGATCAGATCGGTGGTGGTGTCCTGAGCCTCTGTCATTCAGTTGCTCCAACAGATCAGAATCTTATCCAGTAGTTGAAAATGAAGCAGCCATAAAGTTCAGCCACTCTGATAAAAGTTTTCAGGCACTTGAGAGCTGGAAACTTAGTACCTTGCACACTGTCTCATTACTCAGAGACTGCAGAAGGCCCCAGAACACTGCAGATGGTGCCCAGCCTCCTCCTGTTGCAATTGGACTGAGATGTATTTTGTCTGTACAGCATTATGCCATATTAGAGTTATACCACCAGTATTGGCATGCTGGATCTGTTAGTCTTAGCATGGCTTCACTGCAGCCCCTGTTTTAACCTGATGTCCTCTTTTCTGGCTGTGGATCCTTGTCTGTGTTTATCAAGTGAGAGATCCATGAGTAGAGAAAGAAGGTTAGAAATACCTTCTGAGCCTTGCAGGCCTGTGGCTGTTGTGCTCCAAACCAAGGACATTGTTGCTTTCAAGGCCTTATGTGAGCGTTCCTCCATCATATCCAGGTCCCATATTTGCTTTAGCCTCTATGCAAAAGTACCAGTGTCAGGTGCCAGAAGGTCTGCTTAGCGGGTGCTGAGCCCAGCTGTGTTCAGTATCTAGGTTCTTTACAAGTGTAATAGCAGCTGTTTTAGGTGTATCTTATGTAATAATTTTTTAGTTCCTTTTGGAGGAGGGGAGAAGTTTAAGCAATAAAGAACCTTTTCCAACAGTGCAGGCTCCTTAGTCTGTTTCTTCACTTACCCCAAAATGTGAGTTACACAGAGAAATACTTTGGGGGAAAAACTGCTGGGCTCCTAGTGGGTGAATGCCTGCTCATAGTCCTGTAACCATGAGGCTGTGTGACTCCTACACCTGTGTTTGGATCCCACTTCCTTGTTCCTAGGAGGGCAGTGTGACTCAGAGCCTGGAGGAGCCTGCTTCCCCATGCAGTTCCTGTTGGCACACAACACCTTATGATCTTCCTCCTGTGCGGTCGTAAGTATTGTAGCCCAGAGTAGCAGCAATCTGCTGCAAGCACTGTGCTTGTTCCTGTGCCATTAACACACTTGTGTTACCAGATGCTGGAATTCAGCAGGACTTTGCTAAGGTAAGGGTCTGACAGCTTGTCCTCCACAaactcctcctcttctctgcctGGAGGCTGTGCCTTTGCTTTAGTAGTCCTCCTTAGAAGCTGGGGCAGTTGGCAGTTCCAGACTGTGCCTTCAGCATTCACCCAGACCAGTTTGCAGATTAAAAGGTAGTGGGAAGAGAATTTCTAAGAACAGGCACAGGAGAGCTCCAGTCTGACATAGGGCTCTTGTTTGTCCTGGAATTAGGTCAAACTCATTCATGTTGATTTCAGTCAGTCCCATCTGCTTATGCCAAAGTGGAATTGCACTGAGGAACTCTACAAGAGCCATGTATTTTCAAGAGCCTAGAGTTTCACTGGGGCAGAGAGTGCCTGATTCAGCACAGAACAATTACAACTTAATAATCACTGCAGGGAGGATTGAGAAACTGTGGCTACCATGCGCAGCACCACAACAACATCTGACAGTGTCTTTACCTGGTTGGGATTACGATGCAGACTGATACCAACTGCTTCATTTTGGCCCATGGTGTGGATTGACAGGATGCTGCAAGGTGATCATGGAAACAAatagtttaatttaaaacctTCACCTTTGGAAGCTGGGTTGAAATACTGACGGTTGGCCCTTATCAAAGGTAATTAACTTTTCATGGTTGCAGACTTCCAACTGCTATTACACTGTCACATAACTAGTCATTTGTTGCCAAGCTCCTTGTAATAGGAGACACTGTCAGCAGTAGAGTTGTGTAACAAGATAGCAGCAGTTCTGTTGCTCTATCCAACTAAGGCTTCAAATTCCTGTTAAGTCttcccatttctttcatttttgcagcTCATTATGGGTTGGAGTCTTCCCCTGGCTTTGTCCTGTGTTGCTGCCCTGTGCAGGGCTCGCTGataagcagagcagagagaagaggGACAGAGGCAGTGTGAAATAGGCTTTCCTGGCTCTGGCTTGTTCCTCTCTCCACACATGTCCGCACCTATCTGAGCCCACTGGGGGTACCGCTTGTGAacggggaggagaggagggagaggagtaGGGACCGTCCATAGGGCAGTGTCTGCTGTCTGCAGAAGCTGCTTTCCGATTGGCTCGaagcaggctgagagctgaaCTGGTTATTTAAACATAAGGaaaaccttgtgattctatgatattacTGGAGATGTTCTATGACAGCCATGCTCGCGGCGGATGGAAGAGGGAAGAGGCCGCAGATCCGGCGATTTGCATGCAGAGCTGCCCCTGGAGGGGCGTAACTTACAGGCAGAGCTCCGCCCCCGGAGCGCGGTTTGCACGCGAGGTCCCGCCCCGCCGCACCCCTCCCAGAGGTGCCCAGTGAGGCCGCCGCCGCGCAGAGGAGGGGGAGCGAGCGCGGAGCGAAGCGAGGCCAGggcggctcggcccggcccggcccagGTCCCCCTTTCACCCTTCCCCCCGCAGGTGAGCGCGGCGGATGGGCTACCCGGGCCGGGCTTCGGCTTCCCGCATGGGGTCCGGTTGCGGGAGGGGTCTCTCGGAGGGCTGGGCCGGTAGCAGAGCCTGTGACCGCGGCCCCACCCAGGCACCGCGGTGCCCTGCGGGCTTTGCTCCGGAACCTTTCCGGCGGGACCGGCAGGTGCTCGCGGCGTACGCGTCCCCTGCGCTGGGAGTCCCCTTTGCCCAGGACATGGGCTCAGCTCGCCCGTGAAAGTTCAGACACTGGTGGGCTGTTGGgcttgtagctttttttttttttttttttttttttttttttcttgcttgtcgAGTTTGATTTATTACGTTTACTCTGGACTGAGCGTGCAGCTGGGAAATGCTACCAGAGAGACTGGGAGCTTTACGTTCTGGGACTTTCTTGGGGTAGTTGCTGTGGCAGCTTGCTCTAAACTTCCTGTCCTAGCCCTTACCGCGAGTGGGTTGTGAGCCAAGCAGTTGCTGATGCCTGGCCATGCTAGGAAGGCTGTCCCCTACAAAAGCTATGACTCCTTACA
The genomic region above belongs to Lagopus muta isolate bLagMut1 chromosome 18, bLagMut1 primary, whole genome shotgun sequence and contains:
- the TSEN54 gene encoding tRNA-splicing endonuclease subunit Sen54 isoform X2; this encodes MGFSEHGKQCLLPEEALYLLECGSLQLFNKDAPMSVQEAYEILLSQGAMNLLHYQVFSHLKQLGYIVLRFNPSTVLSPCERQLNLESHCKRCGKRQHKRRRSSSPGSCEKKQKVSEDLPKAEGTCEKGGHDCGEFSCVPLDDKPLSEQLKELDAGNGEEQSVTSNSVPLDTGKKNVPGPSWSLGTGDQKVNSTGTRAPHWDFTTIFLPNVAPDQPCIHLPSPDNKLLPENVPGREVDAASWCRRINQKQEKLLKKEREQQEKESKYKSSINSDREVRCCINWQEYKALLRRRSQQRVWRRPPHLWGQAVTPLLQPEEATSFAAVCQQISVLQPSHILDGASRLQEDLESIKIDFNVYQADAVAKFKKTNPGKPYVRMCVQSFDEQVPSLRALKQVTCQSGDVPVVFALVDHGEIAFYSLKEFKLPVDANY
- the TSEN54 gene encoding tRNA-splicing endonuclease subunit Sen54 isoform X1 yields the protein MEPGCSRRLRRNRAPRRSCGQKEFAPDGSAEQAERLRLCLEEQRQQLAEERVGRPENLVKAVWKPEHGIVELESPAGKFWHTMGFSEHGKQCLLPEEALYLLECGSLQLFNKDAPMSVQEAYEILLSQGAMNLLHYQVFSHLKQLGYIVLRFNPSTVLSPCERQLNLESHCKRCGKRQHKRRRSSSPGSCEKKQKVSEDLPKAEGTCEKGGHDCGEFSCVPLDDKPLSEQLKELDAGNGEEQSVTSNSVPLDTGKKNVPGPSWSLGTGDQKVNSTGTRAPHWDFTTIFLPNVAPDQPCIHLPSPDNKLLPENVPGREVDAASWCRRINQKQEKLLKKEREQQEKESKYKSSINSDREVRCCINWQEYKALLRRRSQQRVWRRPPHLWGQAVTPLLQPEEATSFAAVCQQISVLQPSHILDGASRLQEDLESIKIDFNVYQADAVAKFKKTNPGKPYVRMCVQSFDEQVPSLRALKQVTCQSGDVPVVFALVDHGEIAFYSLKEFKLPVDANY